In the Apteryx mantelli isolate bAptMan1 chromosome 1, bAptMan1.hap1, whole genome shotgun sequence genome, one interval contains:
- the LOC106491643 gene encoding G-protein coupled receptor 183-like, translating to MAVAEAMSPLANLTSSNQSSCNVHNHHLSAKVTFSLFYTALLVFGSCGNILALCITFQRRKKKLNSTDLYLVNLALSDALFTLALPGRITYYALEFDWPFGDWFCRATAFIFYMNTYVGIYFMTCVSVDRYIAVVRTRHPGRIRRISRARGVCVLIWFVVFLQTAPLLLRPMTRRMGDKLTCMEYFNFEEVPKLPYLLLGACVLGFFLPVGIILVCYVRINLKLCQTAKENPLTVKNGHHRRAFTVILVVLLAVLLCFSPYHLNIVQFMVRKILYQPSCREQQAFKMSLQVTVAFMNLNCCIDPIIYFFAFRGYKRRLLRIFRNSGSMATSSTAKTPSESNSNSQPPGSVSV from the coding sequence ATGGCTGTTGCTGAGGCCATGTCCCCACTCGCTAACCTCACCTCCAGCAACCAGAGCAGCTGCAACGTGCACAACCACCACCTCTCTGCCAAAGTCACCTTCTCCCTCTTCTACACCGCTCTGCTGGTGTTTGGCTCCTGCGGGAACATCCTGGCCCTCTGCATCACCTTCCAGCGCAGGAAGAAGAAACTAAACTCCACCGACCTCTACCTGGTCAATCTGGCCCTATCTGATGCCCTCTTCACCCTGGCACTGCCAGGCAGGATCACCTACTACGCCCTGGAGTTTGATTGGCCCTTTGGGGATTGGTTCTGCCGGGCTACAGCTTTCATCTTCTACATGAACACCTATGTGGGCATCTATTTCATGACCTGTGTGAGTGTGGACCGCTACATTGCTGTGGTGCGCACCAGGCACCCTGGCAGGATCCGGAGGATAAGCCGTGCCAGGGGTGTCTGTGTCCTCATCTGGTTCGTGGTGTTCCTGCAGACGGCGCCGCTGCTTTTGCGGCCCATGACACGGCGTATGGGGGACAAGTTGACATGCATGGAGTACTTCAATTTCGAGGAGGTGCCCAAGCTGCCCTACCTGCTCTTGGGGGCCTGTGTGCTTGGCTTCTTTCTGCCTGTGGGCATCATCTTGGTGTGCTATGTGCGGATCAACCTCAAGCTCTGCCAGACGGCCAAGGAGAACCCACTGACAGTGAAGAACGGGCACCACCGCCGGGCCTTCACTGTCATCCTGGTAGTGCTGCTGGCTGTCCTGCTGTGCTTCAGCCCTTACCATCTCAACATCGTCCAGTTCATGGTCAGGAAGATCCTGTATCAGCCGTCCTGCCGTGAGCAGCAAGCCTTCAAGATGTCCCTGCAAGTCACTGTGGCATTCATGAACCTCAACTGCTGCATCGACCCCATCATCTACTTCTTTGCCTTCCGGGGCTACAAGCGGAGGCTGCTCCGCATCTTCAGGAACAGCGGTTCCATGGCAACCTCCTCCACTGCCAAGACCCCATCAGAGAGCAACAGCAACAGCCAGCCACCTGGCTCCGTGTCCGTCTAG